A window of Aerococcus urinae contains these coding sequences:
- the ftsY gene encoding signal recognition particle-docking protein FtsY codes for MGLFDRIKQAFTGEDPLVAEQAKNREEEEEKIVFEKYDKGVEKTRKSFSERMNDLFAGFREVDEEFFDDLEEALITSDVGFDMTLALSDAVREEVQRRNVTKGEDVKNTVIEEMVKIYEKGQDSPVSLKENPDGPTVMLFVGVNGVGKTTTIAKVAHHYISQGKKVLLAAGDTFRAGAVEQLNTWGQRVGAPVVSGKANGDPSAVVYDAVHKAVSEGYDYLLIDTAGRLQNKKNLMNELDKMNRVIKREIPDAPHETLLVLDATTGQNALVQAKEFNKTVDITGLVLTKLDGTARGGVIFAIRYELDLPVKLIGLGEGMDDLQPFDGEKFIYQLVKDVVEV; via the coding sequence TTGGGTTTATTTGACCGTATTAAACAAGCCTTTACCGGTGAAGATCCGCTAGTCGCTGAACAAGCGAAGAACCGGGAGGAAGAAGAAGAAAAGATTGTCTTTGAAAAATACGACAAAGGTGTCGAGAAAACGCGGAAAAGTTTTTCCGAGCGTATGAATGACCTCTTTGCTGGTTTTCGTGAGGTGGATGAGGAATTCTTTGATGACTTAGAAGAAGCCTTGATTACCAGTGATGTGGGCTTTGATATGACCTTAGCCCTGTCAGATGCCGTTCGTGAGGAAGTGCAAAGACGGAATGTGACCAAGGGAGAAGATGTCAAAAATACTGTGATTGAGGAAATGGTCAAGATCTATGAAAAGGGTCAGGACAGCCCAGTTTCCTTAAAGGAAAATCCCGATGGACCAACTGTGATGCTCTTTGTCGGGGTTAATGGAGTTGGAAAAACCACCACCATTGCTAAGGTGGCCCACCATTACATCAGCCAGGGCAAGAAAGTTCTCCTAGCTGCTGGAGATACCTTTCGGGCCGGAGCGGTAGAACAATTAAATACCTGGGGTCAACGGGTCGGAGCGCCGGTGGTTAGTGGTAAGGCCAATGGGGACCCTTCTGCCGTGGTTTATGACGCTGTTCATAAGGCGGTCAGTGAAGGCTATGATTATTTACTCATCGACACAGCTGGTCGTTTACAAAACAAGAAGAACCTAATGAATGAATTGGATAAGATGAACCGGGTCATTAAAAGGGAAATCCCTGACGCTCCCCATGAAACCTTACTAGTCCTGGATGCTACGACGGGACAAAATGCCTTGGTACAGGCTAAGGAATTTAACAAAACTGTTGACATTACCGGTTTAGTCCTAACCAAGTTAGATGGTACTGCTCGCGGTGGTGTTATCTTTGCCATTCGTTATGAGTTAGACCTACCAGTGAAGCTGATAGGACTAGGCGAAGGCATGGATGATTTACAACCCTTTGACGGGGAGAAATTTATTTATCAATTAGTTAAAGACGTCGTTGAAGTTTAA
- a CDS encoding putative DNA-binding protein, translating to MEIQKTNEINRLLDFYYQLLTKKQQDYISLYYQDDYSLGEIAAYFDVSRQAVYDNIRRTEKTLENYESRLHLATDFRKRQATIKGLRDYVKNNYAQDEVLNQTIDKLLIMDDKEV from the coding sequence ATGGAAATTCAAAAGACTAATGAAATTAACCGTTTACTGGACTTCTATTACCAGTTATTAACTAAAAAACAACAAGATTATATTAGTCTTTACTACCAAGATGACTACTCCCTCGGTGAAATTGCGGCCTATTTCGATGTCAGTCGGCAGGCCGTTTATGACAACATTCGTAGAACGGAGAAGACCCTTGAAAATTATGAGTCCCGTTTACACTTAGCCACTGACTTCCGTAAGCGACAAGCGACGATCAAGGGCCTCAGGGACTATGTCAAAAACAACTATGCCCAAGATGAAGTACTCAATCAAACAATAGATAAGTTACTAATAATGGATGATAAAGAGGTGTAA
- the ffh gene encoding signal recognition particle protein, with product MAFESLSDRLQGAVEKVGKKGKISEGDLREMMREVRLALLEADVNFKVVKNFVRKVQDKALNSDVLESLSPTQQIVKIVDEELTELLGGEQVGINYNEAGPTIIMMAGLQGAGKTTTVGKLANHLREEDHRKPLLVAADVYRPAAIDQLETIGRQLDLPVFQLGNQVSPVEIAQKAVVYAKENNYDTIFIDTAGRLQIDQTLMDELKNIQAAVHPDEILLTVDAMSGQEAANVAKTFDEELELTGVVLTKLDGDTRGGAALSIASITGKPIKFTGVGEKLEDIETFYPDRMSNRILGMGDMMTLIEKAQKEFDEKEAEEMAAKMQANTYDFNDFVKQMDQMNKMGSFESIIKMIPGLNKILPVDKLNIDPKDMVRTKAIIQSMTDYERTHPDEINQSRRRRIAKGSATTVNQVNQLIKQFNQSRTMMSAMTNGDMSSLSSLMGGMPNGMGNMPNMPGMDGGRRKKQRAQELAAKHMKKKLNKQRKKRGKKG from the coding sequence ATGGCTTTTGAAAGTTTATCGGACCGCCTGCAAGGAGCGGTAGAAAAAGTCGGTAAAAAGGGAAAAATCTCAGAAGGCGACTTGCGAGAAATGATGCGGGAAGTGCGTTTGGCCTTACTCGAGGCTGATGTTAACTTTAAAGTGGTTAAAAACTTTGTTCGCAAGGTCCAAGATAAGGCCCTAAATAGTGATGTCTTAGAATCACTGAGTCCCACCCAACAAATTGTCAAAATCGTCGATGAAGAATTGACTGAATTATTGGGTGGCGAGCAAGTTGGCATTAACTATAATGAAGCAGGGCCAACAATTATTATGATGGCTGGTTTACAAGGGGCTGGTAAAACTACCACGGTGGGTAAACTAGCCAATCACTTACGGGAAGAAGACCATCGCAAACCTCTCTTAGTGGCCGCTGACGTCTACCGGCCTGCTGCTATTGACCAACTAGAAACCATTGGTCGTCAGCTGGATCTACCAGTCTTTCAACTAGGTAACCAAGTGAGCCCTGTTGAGATCGCCCAAAAGGCAGTCGTTTATGCCAAAGAGAATAACTACGATACTATCTTTATCGATACTGCCGGACGCTTACAGATCGACCAAACCCTGATGGATGAATTGAAAAACATCCAAGCAGCTGTTCATCCCGATGAAATTCTCTTAACCGTTGATGCCATGAGTGGTCAAGAAGCTGCTAATGTGGCGAAGACTTTTGATGAAGAATTAGAACTCACCGGGGTAGTCCTGACTAAGTTAGACGGGGATACTCGTGGTGGGGCCGCCTTGTCCATTGCTTCTATCACTGGCAAACCAATTAAATTTACCGGGGTCGGGGAAAAATTAGAAGACATTGAAACCTTCTATCCTGACCGGATGTCTAACCGAATTTTGGGTATGGGGGACATGATGACCCTAATTGAAAAGGCCCAAAAAGAATTTGATGAAAAAGAAGCCGAAGAGATGGCAGCTAAGATGCAGGCCAATACCTACGACTTTAATGACTTCGTTAAGCAAATGGATCAAATGAACAAGATGGGCTCATTTGAAAGCATTATCAAGATGATACCGGGCTTAAATAAGATACTACCGGTTGATAAGTTAAACATCGACCCTAAAGATATGGTCCGTACCAAGGCCATTATCCAGTCCATGACTGATTATGAACGGACCCATCCGGATGAAATTAACCAAAGCCGGCGTCGGCGGATTGCTAAGGGATCAGCAACCACGGTCAACCAAGTTAACCAATTGATTAAACAATTTAACCAAAGTCGGACCATGATGTCAGCCATGACCAATGGGGATATGAGTTCCTTATCTTCCCTAATGGGGGGCATGCCTAATGGAATGGGGAATATGCCTAATATGCCTGGTATGGATGGTGGCCGTCGCAAGAAACAGCGGGCTCAAGAACTAGCAGCAAAACACATGAAGAAGAAATTAAATAAGCAACGTAAAAAACGTGGCAAAAAAGGGTAA
- a CDS encoding peptidoglycan bridge formation glycyltransferase FemA/FemB family protein has protein sequence MKFVEIAADDFDKWIKQLGRSNHLQSLDMARLKAARGRDIHYLALADDQNQILEACILASLPTHVGGAFELEGWLPGDLSNRDQIITFLNGIKDFVKSHKGISLLVKPDVGIIVTDEKAQNPKKINEDLVSWIQAAGFTYHYQDKRPEFAGFDWNYKKDLTTVDPNKVEKSYLHGAQQSLKQAHKYSTVVREITGIEEMPRFYACYEETCQRLGIAPKEYPYFEEVYQNIGSAARFVIAEINFKDYQASLVERQEELEGILADLDEDLVKNPNSRKKNNQRREYQSQYDAQVKKITDAQVWVDQAKEEQTVLAVALFIESPYEMTYLYSGSDEEYSIINAPYLIQDQSIKLALDHDIPVYNFLGISEPFDENNGLLHFKQSFNGYAERNIGTFTWSPHPHFLALYEKVKRLLGRYN, from the coding sequence ATGAAATTCGTTGAAATAGCAGCAGATGATTTTGACAAGTGGATCAAGCAATTAGGCCGCAGTAACCACTTGCAATCGCTAGACATGGCGCGCTTAAAAGCCGCCCGGGGCCGAGACATTCATTATTTAGCCTTAGCAGACGACCAAAATCAGATTCTAGAAGCCTGCATTTTGGCCAGCTTACCTACCCATGTGGGTGGGGCCTTTGAATTAGAAGGCTGGCTACCTGGCGATTTAAGCAATCGCGACCAAATCATTACTTTCTTGAATGGGATTAAGGATTTTGTCAAGTCTCATAAGGGGATCTCCTTACTCGTGAAGCCAGATGTTGGGATTATTGTTACTGATGAAAAGGCACAAAACCCCAAAAAGATTAATGAAGATCTGGTTTCCTGGATTCAAGCAGCAGGCTTCACCTACCATTACCAAGACAAAAGACCAGAATTTGCCGGCTTTGACTGGAATTATAAGAAGGATTTGACTACAGTTGACCCCAACAAGGTGGAAAAATCCTACCTCCATGGCGCCCAACAATCCCTCAAACAAGCCCATAAGTATAGTACCGTGGTCCGAGAGATTACTGGCATTGAAGAAATGCCGCGCTTCTATGCTTGCTATGAGGAGACCTGTCAGCGATTGGGGATTGCGCCTAAGGAATATCCATACTTTGAAGAAGTTTACCAAAACATTGGCAGTGCGGCCCGCTTTGTCATTGCGGAAATTAACTTCAAAGACTACCAAGCGAGTTTAGTTGAACGTCAAGAGGAATTAGAAGGAATCTTAGCGGACTTAGATGAAGACCTGGTTAAAAATCCCAATAGCCGCAAAAAGAACAACCAAAGACGGGAATACCAATCCCAATATGACGCTCAAGTGAAAAAGATTACCGATGCCCAAGTCTGGGTGGACCAAGCCAAAGAAGAACAAACCGTTTTAGCAGTGGCTCTCTTTATTGAGAGTCCTTATGAGATGACCTATCTCTATTCGGGTTCAGATGAGGAATATTCCATCATCAATGCTCCTTATCTCATCCAAGATCAATCCATCAAGCTGGCCCTAGACCATGACATTCCGGTCTATAATTTCCTGGGCATCAGTGAGCCCTTTGATGAAAATAACGGCTTGCTTCATTTCAAGCAATCCTTTAACGGCTATGCGGAAAGAAATATTGGGACCTTTACCTGGTCACCACATCCCCACTTTCTCGCCCTCTATGAGAAGGTTAAACGTCTTCTTGGTCGCTATAATTAA
- a CDS encoding ABC transporter ATP-binding protein, giving the protein MQVFSYLKGYRWRILLVIALTFGNALGELFLPRLMAEVVDQGVAQGDTSFILKIGSLMLVVVLLTVICRGSAAFHSAKVAMGFSRDVRHAIYTKVNHMTFDDTEHFGISSLITRTTDDVSQVEQMALMGLRPWVRGPLMFIGGLIMAMLTNMQLSVIILLSIPFLFLGMWVIIKKALPYFPRLQGKLDRINLLFRQRLTGLKVIRAFNKNGYEETVFSQANDEYYQIALKVNNLMITVMPILSTVLNLGIVAIAYFGAHLISQGSLEIGGLMAYLQYITQVLTALIMICNLLTMLPRTVTSTERISEVLAYPQAEMIGDNLLTEPISRVEAKDLTFYYPGAALPALDKINFSLSKGESLGIIGGTGSGKSTLLKLLLQFYPPSEGELLINGHAIESLAPGSVRQYISYIPQQNFFFTKTVGENLSYADESVTDAAMEDNLQIAQARDFLSDSPLADRMVRGGVNFSGGQRQRLAIARALSRRVPLYLFDDSFSALDYQTDYQLRQALKDNLGDAMLIIVAQRVATIRHTDKILVLDEGKVSAYGNHEELMKHSKLYREIVISQGEEDDIHG; this is encoded by the coding sequence ATGCAAGTATTTTCCTATTTAAAGGGTTATCGCTGGCGGATTTTGCTGGTGATTGCTTTAACTTTTGGTAATGCCCTAGGGGAATTATTTTTACCGCGCTTAATGGCTGAAGTGGTTGACCAGGGCGTGGCCCAAGGGGATACCTCATTTATTTTAAAAATTGGGAGCTTAATGCTGGTGGTCGTGCTGTTGACAGTGATCTGTCGGGGGTCTGCGGCCTTTCATTCTGCCAAGGTAGCCATGGGATTTTCCCGTGACGTCAGACATGCTATTTATACCAAGGTCAACCATATGACCTTTGATGACACCGAACATTTTGGCATTTCATCCTTAATCACGCGAACGACAGACGATGTCAGCCAGGTAGAACAAATGGCGCTTATGGGACTAAGGCCTTGGGTGCGTGGTCCGCTCATGTTTATTGGGGGCCTGATTATGGCCATGTTAACCAACATGCAATTATCCGTTATTATTTTACTGAGTATTCCCTTTTTATTTTTGGGGATGTGGGTCATTATCAAGAAGGCCCTCCCTTATTTTCCCCGTTTACAAGGGAAGTTAGACCGGATCAACCTGCTCTTTCGCCAGCGCTTGACCGGTTTAAAGGTGATTCGGGCCTTTAATAAGAATGGCTATGAAGAAACCGTCTTTAGTCAGGCCAATGATGAATATTATCAAATCGCCTTAAAGGTCAACAATTTAATGATTACGGTCATGCCGATTCTTTCCACGGTTTTAAATCTAGGAATTGTTGCCATTGCCTATTTTGGGGCTCATTTAATTAGCCAGGGAAGTTTAGAGATTGGTGGTTTAATGGCCTATCTCCAGTATATTACCCAGGTCTTAACGGCCTTAATTATGATTTGTAACTTACTTACTATGTTGCCACGGACCGTGACTTCTACGGAAAGAATTAGTGAAGTCTTAGCCTATCCACAAGCAGAGATGATCGGTGATAATTTACTTACCGAACCCATTAGTCGGGTAGAGGCCAAGGATTTGACTTTTTATTATCCAGGAGCGGCCTTACCTGCCCTAGATAAGATTAATTTCTCTTTAAGTAAAGGGGAAAGCCTAGGGATCATTGGTGGAACCGGGTCAGGGAAATCAACCCTCTTAAAACTCCTCTTACAGTTTTACCCACCCAGTGAGGGCGAGCTCTTAATTAATGGTCATGCCATTGAAAGTTTAGCGCCAGGATCGGTTCGCCAGTACATTTCTTATATTCCCCAACAGAATTTCTTCTTTACCAAGACTGTGGGGGAAAATCTATCTTATGCGGATGAATCCGTCACGGATGCCGCTATGGAGGATAACCTCCAAATTGCCCAAGCTAGGGACTTCTTATCTGACAGTCCCCTAGCTGACCGCATGGTTCGGGGAGGGGTTAATTTTTCCGGTGGGCAACGCCAGCGCTTGGCCATTGCCCGGGCTCTTAGCCGCCGGGTTCCCCTTTACTTATTTGATGATTCTTTTTCAGCTTTAGACTATCAAACGGATTATCAATTGCGCCAAGCCCTAAAAGATAACTTGGGCGATGCCATGTTAATTATTGTGGCCCAAAGAGTGGCCACCATCCGCCATACCGATAAGATCCTGGTCTTAGATGAGGGCAAGGTCAGTGCATATGGCAACCACGAAGAGCTTATGAAGCATTCTAAACTCTATCGTGAAATTGTTATTAGTCAAGGGGAGGAGGATGACATCCATGGCTAG
- a CDS encoding ABC transporter ATP-binding protein produces MARKKHQSSQANLLRLIKHLGKYHWLLIFSLLATIVIAACDIIAPRIMGDLTNGIAADISQGQAINFDQIKVFCLYLIAIYLVLGLFRYFQGRLLTYLAQSFIKELRQAVSEKIKKIPLSFFDQQLTGDLLSRMTNDIESLGRNIQQSIDQVFYGAILLVGILIMMLRISVTMTGIFFITIPLSFFATRFITSRSQKYFRAKAKGLGAIVGYIEESFTGTDLIKAYNYQDRADQEFQRYNNHLYEVSYHASFMAGILLPVMTFISNIGYVAIAIVGGLLVLGQRILIGDVLAFIQYSQKITRPINTIAEMATLLQETLASADRVFELLDAPEVVEDSTYEIEAPIESIVFDHVGFAYEEEMIIKDLNLQVEKGQTIAIVGPTGAGKSTLISLLLRFYDVNRGAIRVNGIDIRQASRENLRQFFGMVLQDTWLQQGTIADNIRYGAEGASDEEVVQAAKDAHCYHFIQSLPDGFNTLLNEEGNNISQGQKQLITIARAFISNPEVMILDEATSSVDTRTEQLIQSAMAKLMQGRTNFVIAHRLSTIVEADKILVLDQGDIVEQGSHEELLAKNGKYAQLYQSQFND; encoded by the coding sequence ATGGCTAGGAAGAAACACCAAAGTAGCCAAGCTAATTTGCTGCGTTTAATCAAACATTTAGGCAAGTACCATTGGCTGCTCATTTTTAGCTTGTTAGCGACTATTGTGATTGCAGCCTGTGATATTATCGCTCCTCGGATTATGGGAGACTTAACCAATGGCATTGCAGCCGACATCAGCCAGGGCCAGGCCATTAATTTTGACCAGATCAAGGTCTTCTGTCTCTATCTTATTGCCATTTACCTGGTCCTGGGCCTTTTCCGTTACTTTCAGGGGCGCTTGCTGACCTATTTGGCTCAATCCTTTATCAAGGAATTGCGCCAAGCCGTCTCGGAAAAAATCAAGAAAATCCCCCTGTCCTTCTTCGACCAACAATTGACTGGGGACTTATTGAGTCGGATGACCAATGACATTGAAAGCTTGGGACGTAATATCCAGCAAAGTATTGACCAAGTCTTTTACGGGGCCATCCTCTTAGTGGGAATTTTGATTATGATGCTTAGAATTTCAGTCACCATGACGGGAATTTTCTTTATTACCATTCCGCTGTCCTTTTTCGCAACCCGCTTCATCACCTCACGGTCGCAGAAATATTTTCGGGCCAAGGCGAAGGGCCTGGGAGCTATTGTGGGCTACATTGAGGAAAGTTTCACCGGGACTGATTTGATTAAGGCCTATAATTATCAAGACCGGGCTGACCAAGAATTTCAACGCTATAATAACCATCTCTATGAAGTCTCCTACCATGCCTCTTTTATGGCGGGGATCTTACTGCCAGTGATGACCTTTATCAGTAATATTGGCTACGTGGCCATTGCCATTGTGGGAGGGTTACTTGTCTTAGGGCAGAGAATTTTAATTGGGGATGTCTTGGCTTTTATCCAATATAGTCAAAAAATTACCCGGCCCATTAATACCATTGCCGAAATGGCTACTCTTCTCCAAGAAACCCTGGCCTCGGCCGACCGGGTCTTTGAATTATTAGATGCTCCCGAAGTGGTTGAGGATAGCACTTATGAAATAGAGGCACCCATTGAAAGTATTGTCTTTGACCATGTTGGCTTTGCCTATGAGGAAGAGATGATTATTAAAGACTTGAATCTCCAGGTTGAAAAAGGTCAAACTATAGCGATTGTAGGGCCAACCGGGGCAGGAAAATCCACCCTGATTTCTTTATTGTTGCGGTTCTATGATGTTAACCGCGGGGCTATTCGCGTCAACGGTATTGATATCCGCCAAGCCAGCCGGGAAAACCTGCGTCAGTTTTTTGGCATGGTGCTTCAAGATACCTGGCTCCAGCAGGGGACCATTGCGGATAATATCCGTTATGGGGCCGAGGGAGCTAGCGATGAAGAAGTGGTTCAAGCAGCCAAGGATGCTCATTGCTATCACTTTATTCAAAGCCTGCCTGATGGCTTTAACACTCTCTTAAATGAAGAAGGCAATAATATCTCTCAAGGGCAAAAGCAATTAATTACCATTGCCCGGGCCTTTATATCTAACCCGGAAGTCATGATCCTTGATGAAGCCACCTCGTCAGTGGACACCCGTACCGAACAACTTATCCAGTCAGCCATGGCTAAGCTCATGCAAGGGCGAACCAACTTTGTGATTGCCCACCGCTTGTCCACTATTGTGGAAGCTGATAAAATTCTGGTCCTAGACCAGGGGGATATTGTTGAACAAGGAAGCCATGAAGAATTACTGGCTAAAAATGGTAAATACGCCCAACTCTACCAAAGCCAATTTAATGATTAA
- a CDS encoding NfeD family protein, which yields MGSLLFLLGVLALIVALMTREYLFMGLISLILFVLYFYFFASASWLAVILLVLGFSLLAFEFLLPTMGLLGLMGLAVIYLSLWQLQGDWLRALIDGTLALTIAIVTVIILTRLGFQMPFTKKMVLDTSLTEADGFQSLADPSKYLNQRAIAVTDCRPVGKARFSNGEILEVLSQYHYIEKGSEVTVIKVKNDRLLVAEIK from the coding sequence ATGGGAAGTCTGCTCTTTCTTTTAGGAGTCCTGGCTTTAATAGTCGCTTTGATGACTAGAGAGTATCTCTTTATGGGCTTAATAAGCCTGATTCTCTTTGTTTTATACTTTTATTTCTTTGCTAGTGCTTCTTGGCTGGCTGTGATCTTATTGGTTCTAGGGTTTTCTCTCCTGGCTTTTGAATTTCTTTTACCCACTATGGGGCTTTTAGGCTTGATGGGTCTAGCTGTGATTTATCTATCCTTATGGCAACTGCAGGGAGATTGGTTAAGGGCCTTAATCGACGGCACCCTGGCCTTAACGATTGCTATAGTCACAGTGATAATCTTAACCCGCTTAGGTTTTCAAATGCCCTTCACAAAGAAAATGGTTTTAGACACTTCACTGACAGAAGCGGATGGTTTCCAGTCCTTAGCTGACCCATCCAAATATCTCAACCAGAGGGCGATCGCAGTCACTGATTGCCGTCCAGTGGGCAAGGCCCGCTTCTCTAATGGGGAAATTCTCGAAGTTCTTAGTCAGTATCACTATATAGAAAAGGGAAGCGAGGTCACAGTCATTAAGGTGAAGAATGATCGCTTGCTAGTCGCTGAAATAAAATAA
- the floA gene encoding flotillin-like protein FloA (flotillin-like protein involved in membrane lipid rafts): MTNLQAGSFFIIMVLLLTLIILFFVFVPIGLWITAYFSGVKVGIGNLIGMRLRRVNPSRIIKPMIKATKAGLAIDINELEAHYLAGGDVNSVVDALIAAQRANIDLEFKQAAAIDLAGRDVFEAVQVSVTPKVIETPIIAGVARNGIEVKAKAKVTVRANIERLVGGAGEETIIARVGEGIVTTVGSSQNHSEVLENPDSISQTILRKGLDSGTAYEILSIDIADVDVGRNIGAKLQAEQAEADKRIAQAKAEERRALAVAEEQENVAKTQEMRAKVVEAQSKVPLAMASALESGHLGAMDYYRMQNVQADTDMRQSLAHEDKSGDK; encoded by the coding sequence ATGACAAATTTACAGGCGGGCAGTTTTTTTATTATCATGGTTTTACTACTGACATTAATCATTCTCTTTTTCGTTTTTGTTCCGATTGGTTTGTGGATAACGGCCTATTTTTCCGGAGTTAAGGTAGGCATTGGTAACTTAATTGGGATGCGCTTACGGCGGGTGAATCCTTCACGTATTATTAAACCAATGATCAAAGCGACCAAGGCCGGTTTAGCCATCGATATTAATGAACTCGAAGCCCATTACCTAGCCGGCGGGGACGTGAATTCGGTGGTTGATGCCTTGATTGCTGCCCAAAGAGCTAATATTGATTTGGAATTTAAGCAAGCGGCGGCCATTGATCTCGCCGGGCGTGACGTCTTTGAAGCGGTACAAGTTTCAGTTACCCCTAAGGTTATTGAAACCCCAATCATTGCCGGAGTGGCCCGTAATGGGATTGAAGTCAAGGCAAAGGCTAAGGTAACTGTTCGCGCTAATATTGAACGCTTAGTCGGTGGGGCAGGAGAAGAAACCATTATTGCCCGGGTTGGCGAGGGGATTGTGACCACAGTAGGGAGCTCGCAAAATCACTCAGAGGTTTTGGAAAATCCAGATTCCATTTCTCAAACCATCCTCCGCAAGGGACTTGACTCGGGGACTGCTTATGAAATCTTGTCCATTGATATTGCTGATGTGGATGTCGGAAGAAATATTGGGGCTAAATTACAGGCCGAACAAGCTGAAGCAGACAAGCGAATTGCCCAAGCCAAGGCTGAAGAACGCCGGGCCCTAGCCGTGGCTGAGGAACAAGAAAATGTCGCTAAGACCCAAGAAATGCGGGCCAAGGTCGTTGAAGCTCAGTCTAAGGTCCCCTTAGCCATGGCCAGTGCCTTAGAATCCGGTCATTTGGGGGCTATGGACTACTACCGGATGCAAAATGTTCAAGCGGATACGGACATGCGTCAATCCCTAGCCCATGAGGATAAGTCAGGTGATAAATAA
- the rpsP gene encoding 30S ribosomal protein S16, with product MAVKLRLKRMGSKRNPFYRIVAADARSPRDGRIIEKIGTYNPTTQPEEVVLDEELALKWLGNGAQPTDTVRNILSRQGIMQKHHEAKHNK from the coding sequence ATGGCAGTTAAATTACGCTTAAAACGTATGGGATCAAAACGTAACCCATTTTACCGTATCGTCGCAGCAGATGCGCGTTCACCACGTGACGGACGTATCATCGAAAAGATTGGTACCTATAACCCAACTACCCAACCAGAAGAAGTTGTTTTAGATGAAGAACTTGCTTTAAAATGGTTAGGAAACGGTGCTCAACCAACTGATACTGTTCGTAACATTCTTTCTCGTCAAGGAATTATGCAAAAACATCACGAAGCTAAGCATAATAAATAA
- a CDS encoding KH domain-containing protein, with protein MPDIENLLMTIIQPLVSYPEDIQLEVSDGDEFLEYHLMVHPDDVGRVIGKRGRVANAIRTILYSVRVKGHRRVRLTIDRIDEAQ; from the coding sequence ATGCCGGACATTGAAAATTTACTAATGACTATTATTCAACCTTTAGTGAGTTATCCTGAAGACATTCAACTCGAAGTGAGTGATGGGGATGAATTCTTAGAATACCATTTAATGGTACATCCCGATGACGTTGGACGTGTCATTGGTAAGCGCGGACGCGTAGCGAATGCTATTCGCACAATTTTATATAGTGTACGCGTAAAAGGTCATCGTCGGGTTCGATTAACTATCGACCGTATCGACGAAGCCCAATAA
- the rimM gene encoding ribosome maturation factor RimM (Essential for efficient processing of 16S rRNA), with protein MSQEFYRVGKIVNTQGLKGEVRVIATTDFPDKRFQPGSQLVIFDHKNKEAEVEVNSHRQHKNFHILSFKGMPSINDVEGFKGMEVMVAAENRQSDDLAEGEFFYDQIIGLAVYDLAGKLLGKIKAITQLGPNDVWTIQRSQPGKKDVLIPYIDDVVKAIDLDEKKIVIDVLEGLIDDED; from the coding sequence ATGAGTCAAGAATTTTACCGTGTGGGAAAGATTGTGAATACCCAAGGCTTAAAGGGAGAAGTGCGTGTGATTGCGACCACTGATTTTCCCGACAAACGTTTTCAACCAGGAAGCCAACTAGTCATCTTTGACCATAAGAATAAGGAAGCTGAAGTCGAAGTTAATAGTCACCGCCAGCATAAAAATTTTCATATTCTTAGTTTTAAAGGCATGCCGTCAATTAATGATGTAGAAGGCTTTAAGGGAATGGAAGTAATGGTTGCAGCTGAAAATCGGCAAAGTGATGATTTAGCTGAAGGCGAGTTCTTCTATGATCAAATCATCGGCTTGGCGGTCTATGACCTAGCGGGTAAGCTGCTAGGAAAGATCAAAGCCATCACCCAATTAGGGCCCAATGATGTTTGGACTATCCAACGTAGTCAGCCCGGCAAGAAAGATGTTCTGATTCCCTATATCGATGACGTGGTCAAAGCGATCGATTTAGACGAGAAAAAAATAGTAATCGATGTACTTGAAGGATTGATTGACGATGAAGATTAA